A part of Bacillus thuringiensis genomic DNA contains:
- a CDS encoding DnaA N-terminal domain-containing protein: MKMNWTEVKEKIRPQISKPSYETWFTNTTVNLDDDILTIYCPNEFARDWLESHYKELVFHTLREMFNTTFEIQFDLCNGEPSKLKDVQKERLNSWDEVKKALRPKVAEKTFMKRIRNTNATIEDNTLIIFCEDAFHRDLLEGEYKNIISSTVQNLTNEEYQIWFEIESKATSIAQIHNMQNNPLTSGQEESNTIWDEIKDKIQLTISRPSYETWMKGTTARINENLLTIYFENEFQQEWVEKSYKNLISQIAKELTGNTYELQFELEANKDATSNDEKSKSPTENTIFELWEQFKSSNDELKYNNVEDSEKRIQALEEKIVNLEKVIDTLVGKLEVEESKTQLEK; encoded by the coding sequence ATGAAAATGAATTGGACTGAAGTAAAGGAAAAAATTCGACCACAAATTTCAAAACCATCATATGAAACTTGGTTTACTAATACTACTGTTAATTTAGATGATGATATATTAACAATTTATTGTCCGAATGAATTTGCACGTGACTGGTTAGAATCTCATTACAAAGAATTAGTATTTCATACATTAAGAGAAATGTTTAATACGACATTTGAAATTCAGTTTGATTTATGTAATGGCGAACCATCTAAGTTGAAAGATGTTCAAAAAGAAAGGCTTAATAGCTGGGATGAAGTAAAGAAAGCATTAAGGCCAAAAGTAGCTGAGAAAACATTTATGAAACGGATTAGAAATACAAATGCTACTATAGAAGATAATACATTAATAATCTTTTGTGAGGATGCGTTTCATCGTGATTTGCTTGAAGGGGAGTATAAAAATATAATTTCAAGTACCGTACAGAATCTTACTAATGAAGAATATCAAATTTGGTTCGAAATAGAATCAAAAGCCACTTCTATAGCACAGATTCATAACATGCAAAATAATCCACTCACTTCTGGCCAAGAGGAATCCAACACGATTTGGGATGAAATAAAAGATAAAATCCAATTAACAATTTCAAGACCTTCCTATGAAACGTGGATGAAAGGAACGACAGCCAGAATAAATGAAAATTTATTGACCATTTATTTTGAAAACGAATTTCAACAAGAATGGGTTGAAAAGTCTTATAAAAATTTAATTTCACAAATAGCTAAAGAGTTAACTGGAAATACATATGAACTTCAATTTGAATTAGAAGCAAATAAAGATGCAACCAGTAATGATGAAAAATCAAAATCACCTACCGAAAATACTATTTTCGAATTATGGGAGCAGTTCAAATCGTCCAATGATGAGTTAAAATATAATAATGTAGAAGATAGCGAAAAACGCATTCAAGCATTAGAAGAAAAAATAGTGAACTTAGAAAAAGTGATTGATACATTAGTGGGAAAATTAGAGGTAGAAGAATCAAAAACACAGTTGGAAAAATAA
- a CDS encoding PLP-dependent aminotransferase family protein: protein MKIVLRKESNIPYYKQIYMQIVERVQSGMLSHGDSLPSLRSMAEDLQISLLTVRKAYKQLEKKEYIRIEQGKGAYIHKHGRKDFKPIPYKWQQTKTINVIRSQYAMNQHRKYYDFSQAILYPRLLPNPFLADEMHKILNKDQMILATYGPVQGDYELRVEIANYLHEHQKLVTDPSQLLITSGAQQGIDLIAQTLLKPGDIVLVESPCYSAALDIFINKGVQIIPVSLDNHGIRSDLVDDICQSKNPVLLYTNPTFQNPTGTVMSKERRMELIELAELYEFFIIEDDSFGEIYFEDAIVPPPIKNFDINGHVIYIKGFSKTLAPGLRIAALIADGPIFEWLFAVKGSMDIGSPLLTQKALLPFLRAERMKNHLEKLRTALQIRRDITIDMLSPLKEIRFQIPNGGFNLWITLPDSIDPFTLLQKANEVDVSFLPGTACLLNPEINNHQLRISYSMLNEKEMLIGLEKLHDTIQNYKL, encoded by the coding sequence ATGAAAATTGTCCTTCGTAAAGAATCCAACATACCGTATTACAAGCAAATATATATGCAGATCGTTGAAAGAGTACAAAGTGGCATGCTTTCACATGGTGACTCACTTCCATCTTTACGTTCTATGGCCGAAGATTTACAGATTAGCCTATTAACTGTTCGTAAGGCATATAAGCAATTAGAAAAGAAAGAATATATACGCATTGAGCAAGGAAAAGGTGCTTATATACATAAACATGGAAGGAAAGATTTCAAACCAATTCCGTATAAATGGCAACAAACGAAAACGATTAATGTTATACGATCTCAATATGCAATGAATCAGCACCGAAAATATTACGATTTTTCACAAGCGATTTTGTATCCTCGCTTATTGCCAAATCCATTCTTAGCAGATGAAATGCATAAAATACTGAATAAAGACCAGATGATCTTAGCAACTTATGGACCAGTACAGGGTGATTATGAACTGCGAGTTGAAATAGCAAATTACTTACATGAACACCAGAAATTAGTGACAGACCCATCTCAATTATTAATTACAAGCGGTGCACAACAAGGAATTGATTTAATTGCTCAAACATTATTAAAACCTGGTGATATTGTATTAGTGGAAAGTCCGTGTTACAGTGCCGCACTTGATATTTTCATCAATAAAGGCGTTCAAATTATACCAGTTTCTCTTGATAATCATGGAATTCGATCCGATTTAGTGGATGATATTTGTCAAAGTAAAAATCCCGTATTATTGTATACGAATCCAACTTTTCAGAACCCAACAGGTACAGTAATGAGTAAAGAACGGAGAATGGAACTTATAGAACTAGCGGAACTGTATGAGTTTTTCATAATTGAAGATGATTCTTTCGGAGAGATATATTTTGAGGATGCTATTGTGCCCCCTCCAATCAAAAACTTTGATATAAATGGTCATGTAATATATATAAAAGGATTTAGTAAAACGTTAGCACCAGGATTGCGTATCGCAGCACTTATTGCAGATGGTCCTATTTTTGAATGGTTATTTGCTGTAAAAGGTTCAATGGATATCGGTAGCCCTTTATTAACACAAAAAGCACTTCTACCGTTTTTACGTGCAGAACGTATGAAAAACCATTTAGAAAAATTACGTACGGCTTTACAAATTAGACGTGATATAACGATTGATATGTTATCACCACTTAAAGAAATTAGATTTCAAATACCAAATGGTGGCTTTAATTTATGGATTACACTTCCTGATTCGATAGATCCCTTTACCTTATTACAAAAAGCAAATGAAGTAGATGTCTCTTTTTTACCAGGAACAGCTTGTCTATTAAATCCCGAAATAAATAATCACCAATTAAGGATTAGCTATTCTATGTTAAATGAAAAAGAGATGTTAATTGGTTTAGAGAAATTACATGATACAATACAAAACTATAAACTATAA
- a CDS encoding M4 family metallopeptidase, protein MKNKKTLTKVALTTGLALTVVAPYGVGHAEETDQLQVQIQEESFRSGELTQPSQKEPENVVKDALKEKAEQALSQKQVNGEAGVDYKVLQKRGSYDGTTLIRMQQTYEGKEVYGHQLTAHVDNKGVIKSVSGDSAQNLKQEELKKPINLSKDEAKQYIYTKYGNDIKFISEPEVKEVIFVDENNGQASNAYQVTFEAATPNYVSGTYLVNAQNGDMLKNMVQESNLKASDKLVGALKKSKKSSLTSLTGTGKDDLGISRSFGISKQSNGKYALADYTRGQGIETYDVNYRDITKEESYYPGTLATSTSTTFNDPKAVSAHYLATKVFDFYKDKYNRNSFDNKGQKVVSVVHAWDSGDTNDPKNWQNALSANNGSMLVYGDPIVKAYDVAGHEFTHAVTSSESNLEYYGESGAINEALSDIMGTSIEKYVNNGSFNWTMGEQTGSVFRDMENPASVPSSLGVPYPDDYSEFNDFNGWDQGGVHFNSSIINKVAYLIAKGGTHNGVTVKGIGEDKMFDIFYYANTDELNMTSNFKELRSACIRVATNKYGANTAEVQAVQKAFDAAKIK, encoded by the coding sequence ATGAAAAACAAAAAGACATTAACTAAAGTAGCATTAACAACAGGATTAGCTTTAACAGTTGTGGCACCATATGGGGTAGGTCATGCAGAGGAAACAGATCAACTACAAGTTCAAATTCAGGAGGAATCGTTCCGTTCGGGTGAACTTACACAACCGTCACAAAAAGAACCAGAAAATGTAGTAAAGGATGCCCTTAAGGAGAAAGCAGAACAAGCTCTGTCCCAAAAACAAGTCAATGGAGAAGCAGGAGTAGATTATAAAGTCCTTCAAAAACGTGGTTCGTATGATGGAACTACACTTATACGTATGCAGCAAACATACGAAGGAAAAGAAGTATATGGACATCAATTAACTGCACACGTAGATAATAAGGGTGTTATTAAAAGTGTTTCAGGCGATAGCGCGCAAAACTTAAAACAAGAAGAATTGAAAAAACCTATTAATCTATCAAAAGATGAAGCAAAACAATATATTTATACGAAATATGGAAACGATATCAAGTTTATTTCTGAGCCAGAAGTTAAGGAAGTTATTTTTGTTGATGAAAATAATGGACAAGCTAGTAATGCATACCAGGTTACATTTGAAGCTGCAACACCAAACTATGTGTCTGGAACATATTTAGTAAATGCACAAAATGGTGATATGTTAAAAAATATGGTGCAAGAGTCTAACTTGAAAGCAAGCGATAAACTAGTTGGAGCCTTAAAGAAAAGTAAAAAAAGCAGTCTGACATCATTAACGGGCACTGGAAAAGATGATTTAGGGATCTCTCGTTCATTTGGTATTTCTAAACAAAGTAATGGTAAATATGCTCTTGCTGATTATACAAGAGGGCAAGGAATTGAAACATATGATGTGAATTACAGAGATATTACTAAAGAAGAAAGCTATTATCCTGGTACATTAGCAACTAGTACTTCAACAACATTTAACGATCCAAAAGCAGTAAGTGCTCATTACTTAGCAACAAAAGTTTTTGATTTTTATAAAGATAAATACAATCGTAATAGCTTTGATAATAAGGGACAAAAGGTAGTTTCAGTTGTACATGCTTGGGATTCTGGAGATACGAATGATCCGAAGAATTGGCAGAATGCGTTAAGTGCTAATAATGGTAGTATGCTTGTATATGGAGATCCTATCGTCAAAGCATATGACGTAGCTGGGCATGAATTTACACATGCTGTTACTTCTAGTGAATCTAATCTTGAATATTACGGTGAATCTGGTGCGATTAATGAGGCACTATCTGATATTATGGGAACATCTATTGAGAAATACGTAAATAATGGAAGCTTTAACTGGACGATGGGAGAACAAACTGGATCTGTCTTCCGTGATATGGAAAACCCAGCTTCTGTTCCATCTTCACTTGGAGTACCTTATCCAGATGATTACAGTGAATTTAACGATTTTAATGGATGGGATCAAGGTGGGGTTCATTTTAATTCAAGCATTATTAATAAAGTCGCGTATCTTATTGCAAAAGGCGGAACTCATAACGGTGTAACTGTTAAAGGAATTGGTGAAGATAAAATGTTTGATATCTTCTATTACGCAAATACAGATGAGTTAAACATGACTTCTAATTTCAAAGAATTGAGATCAGCATGTATTCGAGTGGCAACTAATAAATATGGTGCGAATACAGCTGAGGTTCAAGCAGTACAAAAAGCATTTGATGCAGCAAAAATTAAGTAA
- the secY gene encoding preprotein translocase subunit SecY yields the protein MFRTISNFMRVAEIRRKILFTLAMLIVFRIGTFIPVPHTNAEVLKVQDQANVLGMLNVFGGGALQHFSIFAVGITPYITASIIVQLLQMDVIPKFSEWAKQGEMGRKKSAQFTRYFTIILAFIQAIGMSYGFNNIAGGQLITDQSWTTYLFIATVLTAGTAFLLWLGEQITANGVGNGISMIIFAGLVAAIPNVANQIYLQQFQNAGDQLFMHIIKMVLIGLVILAIVVGVIYIQQAVRKIPIQYAKAVSGNNQYQGAKNTHLPLKVNSAGVIPVIFASAFLMTPRTIAQLFPDSSVSKWLVANLDFAHPIGMTLYVGLIVAFTYFYAFIQVNPEQMAENLKKQNGYVPGIRPGKSTEQYVTKILYRLTFIGAIFLGAISILPLVFTKIATLPPSAQIGGTSLLIIVGVALETMKTLESQLVKRHYKGFIKKVN from the coding sequence ATGTTTCGTACGATTTCAAATTTCATGAGAGTAGCTGAGATAAGAAGGAAAATCCTTTTTACATTAGCGATGTTAATCGTTTTTCGAATTGGCACGTTTATTCCAGTTCCTCATACTAACGCAGAGGTATTAAAAGTACAAGATCAAGCTAACGTTTTAGGTATGCTAAACGTATTTGGCGGAGGAGCACTGCAACACTTCTCAATCTTTGCTGTAGGTATTACACCTTATATTACCGCTTCCATCATAGTACAATTACTACAAATGGATGTTATACCTAAATTTTCGGAATGGGCAAAGCAAGGAGAAATGGGCCGTAAGAAATCAGCTCAATTCACTCGATACTTTACAATCATTCTCGCATTCATACAGGCCATTGGGATGTCTTATGGCTTTAATAATATAGCAGGTGGACAATTAATAACAGATCAAAGCTGGACTACATACTTATTTATTGCGACAGTTTTAACTGCAGGTACTGCATTTTTACTTTGGTTAGGTGAACAAATTACTGCTAACGGAGTAGGTAATGGTATTTCGATGATTATCTTCGCAGGACTTGTTGCAGCGATCCCAAATGTTGCAAACCAAATTTATTTGCAACAATTTCAAAATGCAGGCGATCAATTATTCATGCACATCATAAAGATGGTTTTAATTGGTCTCGTAATTTTAGCGATAGTTGTTGGTGTTATTTACATTCAACAAGCTGTGCGTAAAATACCGATTCAATATGCAAAAGCTGTTTCAGGAAACAATCAATATCAAGGAGCAAAAAACACTCATTTACCTCTTAAAGTAAATAGTGCTGGTGTAATTCCAGTCATCTTTGCTTCCGCATTTTTAATGACGCCGCGTACAATTGCGCAGCTCTTCCCTGATTCAAGTGTATCAAAATGGTTAGTTGCAAATCTTGATTTTGCACATCCAATTGGAATGACCCTTTATGTCGGTCTTATCGTTGCTTTCACATACTTCTACGCATTTATTCAAGTAAATCCAGAACAAATGGCTGAGAATTTGAAAAAGCAAAATGGATATGTGCCTGGTATTCGTCCTGGTAAATCAACAGAACAATATGTAACTAAAATTTTATATCGTTTAACATTTATCGGTGCAATTTTCTTAGGTGCAATTTCAATTTTACCGCTCGTATTCACGAAAATTGCTACATTACCACCTTCTGCACAAATTGGTGGTACAAGCTTACTTATCATCGTCGGTGTAGCACTTGAAACGATGAAGACATTAGAAAGTCAGCTCGTGAAACGTCATTATAAAGGGTTTATAAAAAAAGTAAATTAA
- a CDS encoding DMT family transporter yields MVIFNYILVCIIFGTTFLTIKIGIEAGAPPLFSAGIRFFLAGVILMIIFKLKRKEIMPHVFSKRIMYAGFCLTFMTFASLYWAEQYISSGLAAVLSATGPMMILLLQAKRNKTKLQKEQLFALIIALIGVVFVSLPGMHQEISFVWSIACVVLIIGELFYGIGSIRSKEILSDLQSVSPFLINGIQMFYGGVLLLIVSVIVEQPNVTVLASWSVQWPILYLIFIGSIGGHGLYYWLLSKTNPVFPSTWLYVSPLIAIIVGYIILGEPLNPTMGIGACFILAGVFLANRSTLRTYFKQGRLFEKEM; encoded by the coding sequence ATGGTCATTTTCAATTATATTTTAGTATGTATTATTTTCGGAACAACATTTTTAACGATAAAAATTGGAATTGAAGCAGGAGCGCCCCCGTTATTTTCAGCAGGCATTCGTTTCTTTTTAGCAGGCGTAATTCTGATGATTATATTTAAGTTAAAGCGAAAAGAAATTATGCCACATGTATTTTCGAAACGTATTATGTATGCTGGTTTTTGTTTAACGTTTATGACATTCGCATCACTGTACTGGGCAGAACAATATATTTCTTCGGGATTAGCTGCTGTGCTTTCTGCTACAGGACCGATGATGATCTTGTTATTACAAGCAAAGAGAAATAAGACAAAATTACAAAAGGAGCAACTTTTCGCTTTAATTATTGCACTAATAGGTGTTGTTTTTGTTTCTTTACCAGGAATGCATCAAGAAATAAGTTTCGTATGGAGTATCGCTTGTGTTGTTTTAATAATAGGAGAGTTATTTTACGGAATAGGCTCTATTCGCTCAAAAGAAATACTTTCGGATTTACAAAGTGTATCACCATTTCTCATTAATGGTATTCAAATGTTTTACGGAGGAGTTTTATTACTAATTGTATCCGTCATAGTAGAACAACCGAATGTAACTGTATTAGCTTCATGGAGTGTACAGTGGCCTATTTTATATCTCATCTTTATCGGATCAATTGGTGGGCATGGATTATATTACTGGCTCTTATCAAAAACGAATCCTGTATTCCCATCAACGTGGTTATATGTATCGCCGTTAATTGCTATTATAGTAGGATACATCATATTAGGAGAACCTTTAAACCCTACAATGGGAATAGGTGCTTGTTTCATTTTGGCTGGTGTATTTTTAGCTAATCGCTCCACACTCCGGACTTATTTCAAACAAGGAAGATTATTTGAGAAGGAAATGTAG
- a CDS encoding alpha/beta fold hydrolase, whose translation MTEKIFKINGIDICTESFGNPKNPAILLIMGATCSMVYWDEEFCEQLANTGKFVIRFDNRDVGRSVTYEPGTSNYTVTNMAEDAIGVLDAYQIDKAHLFGMSLGGMIAQIAAVKHPERILTLTLLATSVIGSDDNTRDLPPMDERILTHHANGTHLDWTNENVVAEYLVSGSRLLCGSKRTFDEKRVFKQVKQEIERASNLLSMFNHALLQGDDAYECVLHSIQAPTLVIHGTDDTALPFEHALALIDEIPNSVLLKLEGAGHENHPDDWVDIIHAVTKHTSKI comes from the coding sequence ATGACTGAAAAGATATTTAAAATAAACGGGATTGATATATGTACAGAAAGCTTTGGAAATCCTAAAAACCCTGCTATTTTATTAATTATGGGTGCTACTTGTTCAATGGTTTATTGGGATGAAGAGTTTTGTGAACAGTTGGCTAACACGGGGAAATTTGTTATTCGTTTTGATAACCGGGATGTGGGACGCTCTGTTACATATGAACCTGGAACTTCCAATTATACAGTTACAAATATGGCTGAAGATGCAATTGGGGTACTAGATGCTTATCAAATTGATAAAGCGCATCTATTTGGTATGTCATTAGGTGGTATGATCGCTCAAATTGCTGCTGTAAAACATCCCGAAAGAATTTTAACGTTAACATTACTGGCTACAAGTGTAATAGGATCTGACGATAACACGCGTGATTTACCTCCGATGGATGAAAGAATTTTAACGCATCACGCAAATGGCACGCATTTAGATTGGACAAATGAAAATGTTGTAGCAGAATATTTAGTTTCAGGATCTCGCTTATTATGTGGATCCAAACGAACATTTGATGAAAAAAGGGTCTTTAAACAAGTAAAACAAGAAATAGAACGAGCTAGCAATTTATTAAGTATGTTTAATCACGCTTTACTTCAAGGTGATGATGCATATGAATGTGTGCTTCACTCCATACAAGCACCTACATTAGTCATTCACGGAACAGACGATACAGCACTCCCTTTTGAACATGCTCTCGCACTTATTGATGAAATTCCTAACTCAGTCCTATTAAAACTTGAAGGCGCAGGACATGAAAATCATCCCGATGACTGGGTAGACATAATTCATGCTGTTACTAAACATACATCTAAAATATAG
- a CDS encoding NADP-dependent oxidoreductase, whose product MKAIVIDQYGSVEELKERQVLKPVVKDNEVLIRILATSINPVDWKIRKGDLQQQLRFSFPIILGLDVAGIIEEVGEEVECFKIGDKVYTKPENIGQGSYAEFITVKSDLVSYMPTNLSFEEAASIPLAGLTAWQSLVDYAKIKEHDRVLIHAGAGGVGSLAIQIAKSFGAFVATTASSKNEEFLKSLGADLVIDYKKDKFEELLSNFDIVLDTIGGEVQEKSFQIIKSGGVFVSIVHEPLQKVKGIKSGFLWLKPNGKQLEELSDLIVHEKIKPIINKVVPFNEAGVREAHILSEGQHVRGKIVMKVE is encoded by the coding sequence ATGAAAGCAATTGTTATAGATCAATATGGTAGTGTTGAAGAATTAAAAGAAAGACAAGTTTTAAAACCGGTTGTTAAAGATAACGAGGTATTAATACGCATTCTCGCAACATCTATTAACCCTGTTGATTGGAAAATAAGAAAAGGAGACTTACAACAACAGTTAAGATTTTCATTTCCAATCATTTTAGGGTTAGATGTAGCTGGAATTATTGAAGAAGTTGGTGAAGAGGTAGAGTGTTTCAAAATAGGAGATAAGGTGTATACGAAACCTGAAAATATAGGACAGGGCTCTTATGCTGAATTCATTACAGTAAAATCGGATTTAGTATCCTATATGCCTACAAATCTAAGTTTCGAAGAGGCAGCTTCGATTCCTCTTGCAGGACTTACAGCGTGGCAAAGCCTTGTAGATTACGCAAAAATAAAAGAACATGACCGAGTACTTATTCATGCTGGAGCTGGCGGAGTTGGTAGTTTAGCAATCCAAATCGCAAAATCATTTGGAGCTTTTGTTGCGACAACTGCAAGTAGTAAGAATGAAGAGTTTTTAAAGTCTCTAGGAGCGGATCTCGTTATTGATTATAAAAAGGATAAATTTGAAGAATTACTATCAAATTTTGATATTGTGTTAGATACAATAGGTGGCGAAGTACAGGAAAAAAGTTTTCAAATTATAAAATCTGGTGGTGTTTTCGTTTCGATTGTTCATGAACCACTCCAAAAAGTAAAAGGGATAAAATCAGGTTTCTTATGGCTAAAACCAAATGGAAAGCAACTAGAAGAATTATCAGATTTAATTGTACATGAAAAAATAAAACCAATCATAAATAAAGTTGTTCCGTTTAATGAAGCAGGGGTTAGAGAAGCTCATATTTTGAGTGAAGGTCAACATGTTAGAGGTAAGATTGTAATGAAAGTGGAATAA
- a CDS encoding bifunctional metallophosphatase/5'-nucleotidase — translation MQKMKWKNYVCYFIIFMLFVTTVTVKPALAKAEESDVNITLLGTADIHGRFMPWDYALDGANMSGSLTQLYTVIKKVRQENPNTILVDAGDTIQGNSVELFNDQPQSPMMVAMNAMGYDAWAFGNHEFNFGLDTLKKVSEQYKGKTLAGNIYKENGERFLPAYTIVEKGGIKVGIIGMNTPMISDFEKGTDHLDGLVVKNPVEETKKAIKELEGKVDVMVGVMHMGLENENGIPGTGVQDIANACPELSAIFAAHMHKLVKKEVVNGVIITEPDKYGTHISRIDLNFTKQDGKLVLKDKTATAIPVKNTDGTTVVSDPTLEDTLTPFHEYARGDANVVVAQLKGRNLVPENEIKGIPSVQIQETPLSDFFHEVMLYYSKADVVAHQIDNDNARLDVGPIKKKDIAYNYQYALGEITVYKVTGKDLKDYMEWAAGYFNSSRPGDVTVSFDKTRRASKYSTNDFFGGVKYEIDLTKPYGSRITNLRSIRTNKPIKMSDVMTLGMNAYRMEALQAKGGALEGRKFEQTWSSKQENAFGETGGTIRNLAITYLKEVKNGVYTPKVMRNWKITGVDIHSSEHKAVVDLVNKGILEIPKTEDGKYTNIASINTKDSISKEEIILLSQKANINPNQFNHIKTKGEFYKKLSRITRKI, via the coding sequence ATGCAAAAAATGAAATGGAAGAACTATGTATGCTATTTTATTATTTTTATGCTTTTTGTAACAACAGTAACGGTCAAACCAGCTCTTGCTAAGGCTGAAGAATCTGATGTTAATATTACATTGTTAGGTACGGCAGATATTCATGGTAGATTTATGCCTTGGGATTATGCGCTTGATGGAGCAAATATGAGTGGAAGTTTAACGCAGCTTTATACGGTTATAAAGAAGGTACGTCAAGAAAATCCAAATACCATATTAGTAGATGCCGGGGATACAATTCAAGGAAACTCAGTAGAATTATTCAATGATCAACCGCAATCGCCAATGATGGTAGCGATGAATGCAATGGGATATGATGCTTGGGCATTTGGAAATCATGAATTTAACTTTGGATTAGATACATTGAAAAAAGTAAGTGAGCAATATAAGGGAAAGACGTTAGCAGGAAATATTTACAAGGAAAATGGAGAGCGTTTTCTTCCTGCATATACAATTGTTGAAAAAGGTGGAATTAAAGTCGGGATTATTGGTATGAATACACCAATGATTAGTGATTTTGAAAAAGGGACAGATCATTTGGATGGTTTAGTGGTGAAAAATCCAGTAGAAGAGACAAAGAAGGCCATTAAAGAGTTAGAAGGTAAAGTAGATGTAATGGTAGGGGTTATGCATATGGGACTAGAAAATGAGAATGGAATCCCTGGTACTGGGGTTCAAGATATTGCGAATGCTTGTCCGGAACTAAGCGCTATTTTTGCAGCTCATATGCATAAGCTTGTTAAAAAAGAAGTTGTAAATGGTGTCATTATTACAGAACCAGATAAATATGGAACACATATCTCACGTATTGATCTTAATTTTACAAAGCAAGATGGAAAGCTTGTTCTAAAAGATAAAACTGCTACCGCTATACCTGTAAAGAATACTGATGGAACTACAGTAGTATCTGATCCTACACTTGAAGACACACTGACACCTTTTCATGAGTATGCGAGGGGAGATGCAAATGTTGTAGTCGCTCAATTAAAGGGTAGAAACCTTGTTCCTGAAAATGAAATAAAGGGTATTCCGAGTGTGCAGATTCAAGAGACACCTTTATCAGATTTCTTTCATGAAGTCATGCTCTACTACAGCAAAGCAGATGTAGTAGCCCATCAAATTGATAATGATAATGCCCGTTTGGATGTAGGTCCTATTAAGAAAAAAGATATTGCATATAATTATCAATATGCTTTGGGTGAAATTACGGTATATAAGGTAACTGGGAAAGACTTAAAAGACTATATGGAATGGGCAGCGGGGTACTTTAACTCATCTCGTCCTGGAGATGTAACAGTTAGCTTTGATAAAACCCGTCGTGCGTCTAAATACAGTACGAACGATTTCTTTGGAGGCGTAAAATACGAAATTGACTTAACAAAACCATATGGAAGTAGAATAACAAATTTACGTTCTATTCGTACAAACAAACCAATCAAAATGAGCGATGTTATGACGCTGGGAATGAATGCATATAGAATGGAGGCTCTTCAGGCAAAAGGGGGAGCTTTAGAGGGACGTAAATTTGAACAAACTTGGTCATCTAAACAAGAGAATGCATTCGGAGAAACAGGTGGAACCATTCGTAACCTCGCTATTACATATTTAAAAGAGGTAAAGAACGGTGTATACACGCCAAAAGTTATGCGTAATTGGAAAATTACTGGTGTAGATATACATTCTTCAGAGCATAAGGCGGTAGTTGATCTTGTGAATAAAGGGATTTTAGAAATTCCAAAAACAGAAGACGGAAAATACACAAATATAGCATCTATAAATACTAAAGACTCAATTTCAAAAGAAGAGATTATATTACTCTCACAAAAAGCAAATATTAATCCAAATCAGTTTAATCATATAAAGACAAAAGGTGAATTCTACAAAAAACTTAGTAGGATTACTAGAAAAATATAA